A window of Sphaerodactylus townsendi isolate TG3544 unplaced genomic scaffold, MPM_Stown_v2.3 scaffold_282, whole genome shotgun sequence genomic DNA:
AGACCTCGCTGCTCCGGCGTTGCTGCCGCCCCGGGCCTTTGCGTCCCGGGAGCGAGCTTTTGGCTTTGACTCGCACCTCGGGGTAGCAGGGTCCCATGCTGCGGCCCAGGCCTTCCAGGCGGTGGCAGCTATGGGTCAGAGCGCCACCCACCTCGAGCAGGCCCTCGTAGCCCGCGGTGGGCGTGGAGCAGGAGTAGGAGCGCTCGCCACGGAGACGGGAGCGCGGCACCTCCTCGAACGGGCCTTGGAGGGTGGGGCTTTGCGGATGCAGGCCACACTGCCCACAGTCCACGCTCAGGCAGTAGTCGGCCCGGCTGCGCTGGATAGAACGGAACAGGACGTAATCGACCGAGCGAACGGAGCCTTCGGTCTCCAGCAGGCACGAGTCCTCCGACGGGCTGCTGTCTCCGGGGATGTCTACGATTTCTGACATGACCAGGGAGCCGCTATCCATCGAAACAGCTGCatgggggaagagagaagagggagagagatgggCCAGCTAACAAAGGCCCTTGAGTtacaaataggattgccaacgCTGGTTgggaaaaatcctggagattatctatctatctatctatctatctatctatatctatcctatctatctatctatctatatctatctatctatcctatctatctatctatctatctatctatctatctatctatttttttttattattattattattattattattattattattattattattattattattattattattattattattattattattattatttgtgtatAACGCTGTAaagcctatccccgaagggctccaaggtgatgaacaacataaagtcatacaaaaaacataaagaaTCATAAAACAGGTGCATTCTACAATGGGGCCCTTGaggacccatataccaccctcttccaaagaTGAGGgagggtcccaatgatgttaaagGGGACCCTACTAGCCTTGGTGAGGGCATTATGCAGTGACTAtatggactctccaaaggcctgaGTGGAATAGTCCGGTTTTACTGGAACCCTGcttggaactctccaaggtcccacttGGAATGAGGATAAACTAGTGGTAATGtaaaaatgttccaccaggccggtgctcAAGAGACTCTTGAAACCCTGTAGCCATTAATGAAGAACCAACTtagcgtcatcaaggggccaaaggatctccagtagattaaTATCTACTGATCGCATGGACGAGCCGTGACATATGgagtaatgcggtcccgaagtcACGAGAGTCCCAGACatcgtagggccttaaaggtcagcacccacaccttaGACATGATTCGAAGATTCGATGATAGGTAACCAATTGCAGAGCGCAGCGCAGGGGAGATGTGTTCTACGAGAGGCACCCCCTATGAGCAACCGGCAGACGCCGCATGGTTGGAtgatttcagtttccggatcgaagagcaagggaaggccagcgatGAAGCCGAGTTACAATGGtgatccagtctggaggtggcaGATTGCATGGATCCACGGTAGAAACCGtccagtgttggagagaaagggggccagccggcgggcctgccgaagatggaaaaacgcaagccgggttatatgggccacctggagtctccattgaaagagacagatCCAGGTGGACCACCAGGAATCTGAAACCCGGAGGGGGtccggtgccaatatggccccctcccacgcggcggctggaaatccccaatcctACCCttacggccaagccaaaggatctccgtcttggaattggattaagttttaacctgctctgttagCAACCAATGGCggccgcctccaaacattgctgcttagagctgcaggggcgaaagcggcagctcccccctccatcaacagaatgaagcTAAggtatcatcagcgtactgatggcagaatCA
This region includes:
- the LOC125425327 gene encoding protein FAM189B-like translates to VSMDSGSLVMSEIVDIPGDSSPSEDSCLLETEGSVRSVDYVLFRSIQRSRADYCLSVDCGQCGLHPQSPTLQGPFEEVPRSRLRGERSYSCSTPTAGYEGLLEVGGALTHSCHRLEGLGRSMGPCYPEVRVKAKSSLPGRKGPGRQQRRSSEVSFRLPPTCCPLLRSHSDPGITSACDTGDFQEVFCTKAMEDDMSNSSDT